In a genomic window of Bacillota bacterium:
- a CDS encoding RCKP-type rubredoxin-like domain-containing protein, with protein sequence MAVWVCTQCGFEKEARCKPKKCPECGAGAFDKKGQSEEATAAAPARRTGARAAASKKR encoded by the coding sequence ATGGCCGTGTGGGTATGCACGCAATGCGGTTTCGAGAAGGAGGCCCGCTGCAAGCCCAAAAAGTGCCCCGAGTGCGGGGCGGGGGCGTTCGACAAGAAGGGGCAGAGCGAGGAAGCGACGGCAGCGGCGCCCGCGCGGCGGACCGGCGCGCGGGCTGCGGCGAGCAAGAAGCGGTAA